The Gossypium hirsutum isolate 1008001.06 chromosome A13, Gossypium_hirsutum_v2.1, whole genome shotgun sequence nucleotide sequence TTGCCATGTGAACATACTGCACTAATGTTTAGCCGAGGTATATGGTTTCCAGACCGAGCTTGACGACGAATTTGAGTCAGGCGCATTTTACTTCCCTGCAAGGTCCTATAACTATCCTCTTGGATGCTCTGTTTCATGAATGACTGGATTTTAAGACGGGCTTGACGTCTAATATGACTTAACCGCGGCACTGTCCCTTCACCATGAGATCCATCCCTTTCATTTCTATCATGAGAAATTGGGGGCATTTCATCAGCTTCACCCCAATTCTTATCTGAAagagtaaaataatataaaaatcagaTAAGAATGTTACTAAAACAATGAGATTGTTGGGAGCTGGATGAGAGTTGTACCACTACTCTTAGCCATAACATCGTCAGCGTTTTCTTGCAAATTTTGAGCCTCCATACTAGAATCTAACACGGACCATGGATTATTAATGACATAATATGAACCATATACCTATTAAATcgaaacaaatcaaaacattttccaaagtttgaggcACTAACCTTCATCATTTTGAGGATTTTCATGTACTGTAGGT carries:
- the LOC107902242 gene encoding uncharacterized protein isoform X6 — its product is MTIKQRQYCRDVSQQKQIVVSECRKERISEEMSLKFEGKLTEGSNNQLLILANFAELISESEYILPTVHENPQNDEDSSMEAQNLQENADDVMAKSSDKNWGEADEMPPISHDRNERDGSHGEGTVPRLSHIRRQARLKIQSFMKQSIQEDSYRTLQGSKMRLTQIRRQARSGNHIPRLNISAVCSHGKLLGGITRLSQIRREARSKNNCSRQEETGEPMHVQLDCQFHEELIYKFSSDILTMKLEYS
- the LOC107902242 gene encoding uncharacterized protein isoform X7 — its product is MTIKQRQYCRDVSQQKQIVVSECRKERISEEMSLKFEGKLTEGSNNQLLILANFAELISESEYILPTVHENPQNDEDSSMEAQNLQENADDVMAKSSDKNWGEADEMPPISHDRNERDGSHGEGTVPRLSHIRRQARLKIQSFMKQSIQEDSYRTLQGSKMRLTQIRRQARSGNHIPRLNISAVCSHGKLLGGITRLSQIRREARSKNNCSRQEETGEPMHVQLDCQFHEV